The sequence CCGAAAATGAAAGCGAGGTCAGCTATTCCATTACTGATATGGATGGAAGGGTGATCGAACAATCCGGTTTCATCGGCTGCGAGGCCGTGCTCGATGTGAGCAGCTTCAAGCCTGGGTTGTATGTGATCAGGATGGAGATAGGAGGGGAGGTTGTAACAAAGCGGCTTGTGGTGATGTAGATCGTATTAAACCTGTCAGGTTTTAGAAACCTGACAGGTTTTCAGGAGGTGAATACTAAATACAGGAATAATGGCTAATGCTGCATTTAACATTATTTATAAATAAACTCGTAAGAATAAACAAGATAGGATTTCAATTTTGTTTTAAATTTACACCTAATTTTTCATGTTAATTTTTTACTCTGTATATCAGTTCTTTTTACGTTTCATCCAATCCTTAACTTCTTCTTAAACAAATATTTAAAATGCTGACCCTACCAGGAACACTGCTGAATGTGTGTGGCCTTAAGGCCGACAATAATCGTTTGAGCAACATCAGTTTAGTTGATGACTACATGTTGTTGCCGTTTGATCTGGGCTTGGTTAACTTCTGGCGGGCAGACGACATCAATGGCAATAGTTCTACAAACCAGGATTCCGCATGGATTTTCGTGAAATACCATTTGGTAACAGAAAACTGGCGCTATGCATGGCTGAACATCTGTGTTCACCCCGTTACCGGCACTGCTTTTCATGACGGACTGCGAGTTCGGGACAGTTCCTATCATATCCACCACAACCCTAAACAAGGGACTAGAATCTGCTGCCCGGCTTTTGGCACAACTGACTTTACGTTTACCGGCTCACTGTTCCGCCTGAACTGCGGCTACGATAGAATGAATTATCTTCTAAATTGAAATTATTTGAGTTAACACTTTATTATTCACCTTAATCACATTGCTATGAAAAAGAAATCTTACCTTTTGTTTGTAGGTTTTTTTGTGATGACTGTGTTGTTTTTGAGTACAGCCCTGGCACAGACAATCAACGAACCTGTTAAATCCGGCGAAAGGAATTTACAGGTTAACTCTTTTACCCGCGAGAGCATTGCTGCAACGGCATCTCCCGGCATTCAATCCGGAAATCGATCTGAAAACGTTTTGCCGGTAAACGGCAATGAAAGTGCATGCTGTGCAATCACAAGGATAACCGGGCGCCACAGCATGACATTGATACCAGAAGAATTGGCTCATGTTTTTGAGCAAACCCGATCCTCTGTGCACGTTCAATATCCCAAAGCACCCACCGATGATGCATCTATTCTTCTTGTTGCAACTACCCAAGTTGGTGGTTCGGTACAGCAGGCACTATCCGAACTTGGCTACACTTATGATTATACATATAGTGAAAATGACTGGACCGGGATTAATTTTAGTCCATACGATGTGGTGATCATCGCCATGGATGGAGGATTAGTTGGTGCGCCAAGCCTGCTTAAAATCCGCACCGACGTCATTGATGCCGGCAAACGGGTGATCTTTATTGGTGGTACTTGTTACCAACCTTTTGCAGCAGGTGTCAATCAGTACCTGGTTCAAAACAATGTAAATAACTATTGTTGGAGCATTTCAGCTCAACTCCAATTCACTGTGACCCAGCCGGCTCACGACCTGGCACAGGGACTTGCTAGCCCCTGGAACTTCGTCAATAACTCCGCCGGTTATTATGCCTTACGCGCAACCGATCCGGACATCGATGTAGTTGCCCAGAACGGTGACAACTGGCCCATCCTGTTCTACAAAGGCGACAATTGGCCGAATGTGAAGGGCAACAATGCTAAAGGCGGAGGCGACCTGATCTGGTTTACGAATACCGCTAATGAAGGATACTGGTCCAATCCCTCTGATTTTGCGCTCCTGAAACAGATGATTTCCAACAGCATTTTATATACAAGTTCTTGTTTCGAAACGGTATTGCTCATCTCCACGACAGCCGTTGATAATTCAGTTAAAAAGGCGCTTAATGAACTGGATTACACATATAGTGATATTTTTTCTTCTGATTGGACCGGTATTGATTTCAGTCCGTATGATGTGGTCATCATTGCCATGGATGGAGGAAGTGTAGGTGAGTCGAGTCTGCTTAAAATACGCACCGACGTTATTGATGCCGGCAAACGGGTGATCTTTATTGGTGGTACTTGTAACCAACCTTTTGCAACAGGTGTAAATCAGTATCTGGTTCAAAACAATGTAAATAACTATTGCTGGAGCATTTCACCTACACCTCAATTGACTGTTGTTCAACCTGGCCACTGGCTTGCAGAGGACGTGCCAAGTCCTTATAATTTTGCCAATAACTCTACCGGTTATTATGCTTTACGCGCAAACGATCCAGACATAGATATCGTTGCCATGAACGGAGACAACTGGCCAAACCTGTTTTATAAAAATGGCAACTGGCCGGGCTCAAAGGATAATAAAGCCAAAGCTGTTGGTGATCTTATTTGGTTTACCAATACTGCAGCAGACAATTATTGGAGTAACCCTTCCGATTTTACCTTACTGAAGCAGGTTATTGAAAATTGTCTTTCATGTGCATCGCCATGCAATAATCCATCTGACGGGGGTGCTATTGCAGCCAGTCAAACCATCTGTACCAATACATCCCCTGATCCGTTAATCCAGACTGTTGCCCCGGGCGGCAATCCGGTGGGAACCCTGGAGTACAAATGGCAAAGCGCAGCTAATGGAACGGATTTTTATGATATTCAGCCTCCTGCCGCCTCGGAAGGCTACAGCCCGCCTGCACTTGCGGCCACCACTTGGTACAAACGCCTGGTAAAGGTAGATTGCGAAACGGAATGGGTGGAATCGAATGTTGTGGAGGTTACAGTCGAGGAAGAACTTTCACTCTCCTGTCCTGAACCCATCACCGTTAACAATGATGAAGGAGCTTGCGGTGCA comes from Bacteroidales bacterium and encodes:
- a CDS encoding T9SS type A sorting domain-containing protein, whose translation is ENESEVSYSITDMDGRVIEQSGFIGCEAVLDVSSFKPGLYVIRMEIGGEVVTKRLVVM